Below is a window of Pseudomonas eucalypticola DNA.
GAGGAAGGCCTGATCCTGGTGGAGTTGATCGACCATTTCAACGCTGAACACGTCATGTCCTTCTCCTGGGGGGGCGCCTGTGCCCTGCTGGCGCTGGCCCACCAGCCCAAGCGTATCGAGAAAGCCGTGATCAGCTCGTTTTCGCCAGTGCTCAACGATCCCATGCGCGACTATCTGGAGCGCGGCGCCCATTACCTGGGCCGTTGCGACCGCCACAAGGTCGGCCACCTGGTCAACGACACCATCGGCAAGCACCTGCCTTCGCTGTTCAAGCGCTTCAACTACCGCCACGTCAGCAGCCTGGACGACCACGAGTACGCGCAGATGCACTTCCACATCAGCGAAGTGCTCAAGCATGACCTGGGCAATGCCCTGCATGCCGCTGCCCGTATCAACGTTCCGGTGCTGTTCATGAACGGCGAGTGGGACGAATACACCACCGCCCACGAAGCCCGGCATTTCGCCAACCATGTGGCCCACACGCAGTTCTCTACCATCAAGAGCACCGGCCACTTCCTGGACATGGAGCACAAGGCCGCCTGCCGCGACACCCGCCTTGCCCTGATGGACTTTCTCAAGCCCAACATGCAGGAAACCCGCAGCCGCTACCGCCCCTACGACGGCCACCATGCGCTGGCCATCTGACCACCCGCCAGCCGACCGCCGCGCTTGCGCATCCGCCCCAGGCAAAGGGCAGACAAGGTGCACAGCCGCAGCGGCCGGCCGGCAAAATCGCCCGCCGTGCAATAAAGGCTTCAATTGGGCGACGACTTCTGGTAAAAAGTGAACCGCGTTCAGCGGGTGTCGTATAATGGCATTACTCCAGCTTCCCAAGCTGATAACGAGGGTTCGATTCCCTTCACCCGCTCCACATTCGCTTCCTGGCAGTCAATCGACTTCCATTCGCCACTGAAAACGATTGTTCCCCGCGATTTTCAGTTCGGCCAATCCTCAAAGTATTTTTCCAGGCCAATGCGGCCGACGGTGAAGCCGCTCCGACGCCAACGTCTGCTGCCAACCACCGCAGCAACCCGGATTTCATCGGCATGGGGTGGGGCATGATAGACATTGACATCAGCCCTTATCTGGGCAAAACCGAAAAGGTCAATGTGACCCTCCCAGGGCATGTAATTCAGCGCATCGACCGTTTCGTGCGGGATCACAATATCAAGAGCCGCTCTTCATTTCAGGCCGATGCGGCGCTGGAGAAGCTGGGCCGAAGCCATGCTTGAACAACCCGGCCGCTTGGCGGCAAAAGGGCCGTCAACCCGGGCGGGGGCATGAAAATCGACAACATGATCAATCCCAAGCGGTGCAACACCC
It encodes the following:
- a CDS encoding alpha/beta fold hydrolase; translated protein: MRPEIAVLDIQGQYRVYTEFYRADAAEKTIILVNGSLATTASFAQTVRNLHPQFNVVLYDQPYAGKSKPHNLHHRSLTKEEEGLILVELIDHFNAEHVMSFSWGGACALLALAHQPKRIEKAVISSFSPVLNDPMRDYLERGAHYLGRCDRHKVGHLVNDTIGKHLPSLFKRFNYRHVSSLDDHEYAQMHFHISEVLKHDLGNALHAAARINVPVLFMNGEWDEYTTAHEARHFANHVAHTQFSTIKSTGHFLDMEHKAACRDTRLALMDFLKPNMQETRSRYRPYDGHHALAI